The Liquorilactobacillus nagelii DSM 13675 DNA window CGTGCTGGACGCGCAATAACATTACGACATCCATTTGGTCAACTAGCTGATCAAGTGGCAAATAGTTACCATATTGACCAAACTCAGCTGCATCATACCAATACTTTGGACCAGAAAAATAAATTTGCGCTCCTAATCTTTGTAACAATTGCATATTACTGCGTGCAACGCGAGAATTGGTTAAATCACCAATAATCGCAATTTTTAAACCAGCAAAATGTCCAAATTGTTCTTTAATTGTCAGCATATCCAACAATGATTGCGAAGGATGTTGTCCACTACCATCTCCAGCATTAATAATTCCTAAGTCTAGTTGTTGATTAGCATTTAAATCGATTAAAGATTGGTAATAATTATTTTCTGGATGACGAATAACTGCTAATTGAACCCCAATCGAATTTAATGATAACAAAGTATCATAAAGTGATTCACCTTTCTTGACTGAGCTAGCTGCTGGATCAAAAGGAATTACCGTTAAACCTAACTTACGTTCAGCCATTTCAAAGCTACAATGTGTCCGCGTGCTATTTTCAAAAAATAAATTGGCAGCGTAAATTGGTTGGTTGAATTTTGGTGATCGACCATTATTTTTAAAATAACTAGCCCGTTCGAGCAACTGATTCAAATCTGCTAACGGTAAATTTTCAACTGAAACAAAGTGTGACATTTTGACACATTCTTTAATTTGCGGCATTTTAAATTCGCTCCTTTTATTTTTCGCTGCTGGCTTTTTCCGGTAAAATCAAATTCAAAACAATTCCAAAAACAGTTGCTAAAGCGATGCTTGTCAATTGAAACTTACCTAACTGCAAGTAAGTGCCACCAATCCCAATGACTAAGATAACTGAAGTAATGACCAAGTTACGTTTCAACTCGTAGTTGACATGATTATCAACTAAAATCCGTAAACCATTAGCCGCAATCATTCCAAACAATAAGAAACTAATTCCTCCAATTACCGGTGTTGGTACTGATTGAATCATTGCGCTAATTTTGCCAACAAAACTGAAAATAATTGCAAATAAAGCTGCACCACCAAGTACCCAAACACTATGAACCTTCGTCATTGCCAACACCCCAATATTTTCACCATATGAAGTGGTTGGTGGTCCACCAACAAAACCAGCAATAATTGATGAAAGTCCATCACCGAATAAAGTCCGATGCAAACCAGGATCCTTAAAAAAGTTGCGTTTAGTTAATTTGTTTAAAACCATGATATGGCCCATGTGCTCAGTCATGGTTACAAAAGCAATTGGTGCCATTCCAATAATAGCTGCTGGATACCATTTAAAATGATAATTAATAAACATTGCATCAAATGCTGGTAGCGAGAACCATTTGGCTGCGGCGACCGTCTGCAAATCAACTATTCCAACAATTACTGCCAAAACATAGCCAGCAATAATTCCTAACAGAACTGGAATCATGCTCGGGAAACCTTTGAGATACATGTTGAAAATAATCGTAATCAATAAAGTGAAGATTGCAACTGCAAAATACTTCAGATCATAGTGTGAATTATGCAACATTGCATCATTAGCTGCAGTTGTTGCTAGTGAAAGACCAATCACGACAATAATCGGTCCGACAACAACCGGTGGCAAAACATGATCAACCCAACTTGAACCGAATCGTGAAATAACCAACGAAACAACGATATAAACCAAGCCAGCAGAAATTGCTCCTTGAGCTACCGCTGGATAACCATCAGTTTTCATTAGTGCCTGCATCGTAACAACAAAAGCGAAGCTAGAGCCTAAGTAAGCAGGTATCTTAGCTTTGGTACACAAAATATAAACTAAAGTTCCAACCCCAGAACTGAAAAGAGCAATGCTTGGATTAATTCCAATCAATAAAGGAACTAGGACTGTTGCTCCAAACATCGTAAATAAATGCTGAATCGAAAGAACTAGCCAGTGCAAAAAAGTTGGCCGGTCCATAATATCTAAAACTGCTTCTTCGTTGCGAAATTCTTTTTTGGGTGCTGTTTGCAAAATGTGTCTTCCTTTCTGTACAAAAAAACCTGAATCAGATTTGATCCAGGTTAGCTTAAGGTCCTTCCACACTGCTAGTGTGAAGATCTTCAACCTTTTTGCTCTCTCTGGAGTCAATTAAAATGGTTGGTACATTATTTTTTTAATTTTTTAATTTTTTAATTTCAATTGAGTCTTTACCATCAATTTCTTCAACCGAAACTGAGATTTCCTCTTCAAGTGATGTTGGAATATTTTTACCAACAAAATCAGCTCGAATTGGTAATTCGCGATGACCACGATCAACCAAAACTGCCACATTAATTTTTTGTGGTCGCCCTTGATCCATCAATGCATCTAAAGCAGCACGAATCGTCCGGCCAGTAAACAAAACATCATCAACCAAAATCACCTGCTTACCAGTAATATCAAATTTCATTTGCGGCTTTTTGACAACTGGATCATTTTTTTCTGATGCATCATGACGATCGTCTCGATACAAAGAGATATCGAGTTCTCCCACCGGAACGGTTGCTCCCTCTAACTGCTGTAATCGTTTAGCAATCCGGTGAGCTAAATAAATACCGCGCGTTTTAATTCCGATAATAACTAAATCCGAAATCCCCTTGTTTTTTTCAATGATCTCATACGTCATTCGAGTCAACGCACGTTTCATTGCAAGTGAATCAACGACTTCTTTGGTCATGGTCTTACCTCTCCTTTTCTGTCCAAAAAAAGACCGCTTAATCTATATTAGTAGACTAAGCGGTAGACAAATGTCTTCTTCGAGCTCAATTAAGACGCTGCCTTCTTAGCCTCACGGGACTAATTTTAAAGGACCTTGATTGCTTTAAATTTACTTGAAATTTTCCTTTTTGTCAAGCTTTTCTAGCGTTTTTTGAAAAATATCCGGTAATGGGGCTTCAAAAACCATCTCTTGCTGCGTTCTCGGATGATCAAAGCCCAATTTACCGGCATGCAAAAACTGTCCATTACCTTTTAAAGTCTTAGCTGGTCCATATAATGGATCACCGGCTAATGGATAACCTAAATAACGTAAATGAACACGAATTTGATGTGTCCGCCCCGTCTCTAAGGTACATTTAATTAGCGTAAACTGCTGATAACGCTTGATGACTCGATAATGCGTAATTGCTGGTCGACCGCCAGCAATTACTGCCTGCTTTTTCCGATCACGTAAAGAACGCCCTATCGGTGCATTAATTGTACCTTGATCATTTGCTACTCGGCCATGAACTAAAGCCGTGTATTCTCGTAAATTTTTTTTGGCTTTCAACTGTTTCGCCAAAGCCTGATGAGCCAAATCATTTTTGGCAACCATCAATAAACCTGAAGTATCTTTGTCAATTCGATGAACAATACCCGGTCGATAAGTCCCATTAATAGTTGATAGTGGGCAATGGTATAACAGTGCATTGACCAAGGTATGATTGGGGTGACCGGGAGCGGGATGAACCACCATGCCTTGTGGCTTATTGACCACTAGCAAGTCTTGATCTTCATAGACAATATCTAAAGGGATATTTTCCGGCTCCAAACTCAAATGCTGAATTGGTGGTGGAGTTAATAATAGGCAATCACCGGCCTTAACTTGATATTTAACTGTTTTTTGCTGTCCGTTAACTAATAAATCACCTGCCACAATTAAATGCTGCAGTTGACTCCGCGAATAATTCGCGAAAAGTTGCGCAGCCGCTTTATCTAGCCGACCAGACTGATCGGTAATTTTGACTTGCTCACTCATGACGATCATCTCGCAAAATGGCAATCAAAAGAATAACTACCCCAACACTTAAAGCGGCATCAGCCACATTAAAAACTGGAAAATTGATAAACTTAAGTTCAAACATATCAACTACATAACCAATTCTCAAACGATCAACGAAGTTACCTAAGGTCCCGCCGATCATTAAACTGATCCCTAAAGCATAAAGCCAATTACTCCAATTTTTCTTAAACAGATATCCTAGAACTACCAAGGCAGCAATTGTAATTACAAAAAAGAACAGTTGTTGACCAGTTAAGATATTCCAAGCCGCTCCATAATTTCGAATATGTGCTAACGCCAGTACATGGCTAATAACATTAACACTAGTGTTAAGTGGAATGTTGTGAGTAACATAAAACTTAACCAACTGATCCAGCAAAACAACAGCTGCCATCAACAAAAAATAAATCGGCATTAAACTTGCTCCTAACTTTTCAATTAAAAATAAAAAAACTTAATACTTAATTATAACCTATCTTAAATCAAGCATAAACTAAAGATTTTTAATTAGGCCGATTAAATACCAAAAAATATCAGAAACAATGTGAACTTTTGGTAACTATCCAACGCAAGTTGTAAAAGTTTTTTACGCTTCATTCCAACAACATTTATCAAAAGTCACGATTTAATTGTCGCTGAAGAATTTATTCTATGAAGCAATTGTAAAATTAAAGTCCCTGAATGTAGTTGTCTTAGCTGCCAAATTTTGATGGTAAAATAAAGAAGCCTCCCTACTTTGAGCTTAATCCCCCAAGTTTGGTTTTCTTGGCCTAAGTTTTGAGAGTTAGCTCATTTTGAAGACTTCTTAGCTCCACCAATCTAGTTTGATGAAGACTTGACATACTTTAGAAAATCGTTTTTTTAGTATAATCCACTGATTGTCCCATCATCTGCTAAAGCCATTTTGGCCGCTGCGGGAACTTTAGGTAAACCAGGCATTGTCAAAACATTGCCAGTCAAGGCTACAATAAATCCAGCTCCCAATTTTGGCACCAATTCGCGAACATGAATCGTAAAATCAGTTGGTTCTCCAATCAGTTTGGGGTTGTCTGACAATGAATATTGGGTTTTAGCCATACATACTGGCAGCTTATCCCAGCCTTGCTGCTTAAACTGACGTAACTGTCGCTTAGCCTTAGCGCTAAATTCAACTCCACGGCCACCATAAATCTGGGTGACTATTTGCTTGATTTTTTCTTCCAATTCCATTTCAGGCTGATACAGTGGAATGAACTCAGTTTTTTGTGCCGTCAATTTTAAAACTTGTTCAGCTAATTCAAGTGCTCCAGTGCCACCTTTAGCCCAAACATTAGCAACCGAAGCTGAAGTATTATTCTGCTGGCAGAGTGCTTTTAATTCAGCCAGTTCTGCTGCTGTATCAGCAGTAAACTGATTAATTGCTACCACGACTGGTACCCCATAACGTTTCATGCTGGCAATGTGTCGTTTCAAATTAGCAAAACCGGTCTTTAAAGCTGGAATATTTTCGGTAGCTAATTGATCCTTAGCTACACCACCATGCATTTTCAAAGCACGAACTGTCGCCACGATTACAACCGCATCAGGTGTTTTTCCCAAAACAGGAGCTTTAATATCCATGAATTTTTCAGCACCTAAATCGGCACCGAAACCTGATTCAGTAACCGTATAATCAGCTAGTCTCAGCGCTGTTTGGGTTGCTAAAACACTATTGCAACCATGGGCTATATTCGCAAATGGACCTCCATGAATAATTGCCGGTGTATGTGCTAAAGTTTGTACTAAGTTAGGTTTAATCGCATCTTTAAGTAAAAGAGAAATCGCATCTGTAACTTTCAGTTGAGCAACCGTGACTGGTTGTTTATCATAAGTATACCCAATAACAATTCGCCCAATTCGCCGTTTTAAATCAGCTAGATTCTCAGCCAAACACAAAATTGCCATCAATTCACTTGCAACAGTAATATCAAAACCATCTTCACGTGGAACTCCTGAGGTCGGGCTTCCGAGACCGATCACAATATGGCGCAATGCTCGATCATTAATATCCAAGACTCGTTTCCACAAAATTCGCCGTGGATCAAGATTCAAGTGATTGCCCTGATAAATATGATTATCAATCAAAGCAGACAAAGTATTGTTAGCTGTCGTTAAGGCATGCATATCGCCAGTAAAATGCAGATTAATGTCTTCCATTGGAACAACTTGTGAATAACCACCACCCGTTGCTCCGCCTTTCATCCCCATCACTGGTCCTAAAGACGGTTCACGCAAAGCAATTGCTGTTTTTTGCTTCAGTTGAGCTAAAGCATCACCTAACCCGACTGTTACGGTCGACTTTCCCTCACCAGCTGGTGTTGGATTAATTGAAGTTACCAAAACTAATTTTCCAAATGATTTAGCTACTTGGTCAGCATTTAATTTAATTTTAGCTTTATAATCACCGTACTGTTCAATTTGATCAGCAGCTAATCCAAGTTTAGCTGCGACCTGTGTAATTTTTTCCATCTTGGTCTGCTGTGCAATCTCTATGTCTGTCACTGATGAAATCCTCCCCTTGGTTGATGACTTCAGTATAAATTAAAAAACGACAACTGTCATTAATTTATCACTAAAAATAGCATTTTAATAATTAAAATCCGGACAATAAATTATTTTTTTAATATATTATACAGATTTTTCT harbors:
- a CDS encoding aspartate carbamoyltransferase catalytic subunit; its protein translation is MKECVKMSHFVSVENLPLADLNQLLERASYFKNNGRSPKFNQPIYAANLFFENSTRTHCSFEMAERKLGLTVIPFDPAASSVKKGESLYDTLLSLNSIGVQLAVIRHPENNYYQSLIDLNANQQLDLGIINAGDGSGQHPSQSLLDMLTIKEQFGHFAGLKIAIIGDLTNSRVARSNMQLLQRLGAQIYFSGPKYWYDAAEFGQYGNYLPLDQLVDQMDVVMLLRVQHERHQSETDFDASTYHQMYGLTKKRYQQMKDNAIIMHPGPINRGVELDSDLVEAPKSRFAEQMRNGVFIRMAMLEAVINGRKLGGI
- a CDS encoding solute carrier family 23 protein, with the translated sequence MDRPTFLHWLVLSIQHLFTMFGATVLVPLLIGINPSIALFSSGVGTLVYILCTKAKIPAYLGSSFAFVVTMQALMKTDGYPAVAQGAISAGLVYIVVSLVISRFGSSWVDHVLPPVVVGPIIVVIGLSLATTAANDAMLHNSHYDLKYFAVAIFTLLITIIFNMYLKGFPSMIPVLLGIIAGYVLAVIVGIVDLQTVAAAKWFSLPAFDAMFINYHFKWYPAAIIGMAPIAFVTMTEHMGHIMVLNKLTKRNFFKDPGLHRTLFGDGLSSIIAGFVGGPPTTSYGENIGVLAMTKVHSVWVLGGAALFAIIFSFVGKISAMIQSVPTPVIGGISFLLFGMIAANGLRILVDNHVNYELKRNLVITSVILVIGIGGTYLQLGKFQLTSIALATVFGIVLNLILPEKASSEK
- the pyrR gene encoding bifunctional pyr operon transcriptional regulator/uracil phosphoribosyltransferase PyrR — encoded protein: MTKEVVDSLAMKRALTRMTYEIIEKNKGISDLVIIGIKTRGIYLAHRIAKRLQQLEGATVPVGELDISLYRDDRHDASEKNDPVVKKPQMKFDITGKQVILVDDVLFTGRTIRAALDALMDQGRPQKINVAVLVDRGHRELPIRADFVGKNIPTSLEEEISVSVEEIDGKDSIEIKKLKN
- a CDS encoding RluA family pseudouridine synthase, with amino-acid sequence MSEQVKITDQSGRLDKAAAQLFANYSRSQLQHLIVAGDLLVNGQQKTVKYQVKAGDCLLLTPPPIQHLSLEPENIPLDIVYEDQDLLVVNKPQGMVVHPAPGHPNHTLVNALLYHCPLSTINGTYRPGIVHRIDKDTSGLLMVAKNDLAHQALAKQLKAKKNLREYTALVHGRVANDQGTINAPIGRSLRDRKKQAVIAGGRPAITHYRVIKRYQQFTLIKCTLETGRTHQIRVHLRYLGYPLAGDPLYGPAKTLKGNGQFLHAGKLGFDHPRTQQEMVFEAPLPDIFQKTLEKLDKKENFK
- the lspA gene encoding signal peptidase II, translating into MPIYFLLMAAVVLLDQLVKFYVTHNIPLNTSVNVISHVLALAHIRNYGAAWNILTGQQLFFFVITIAALVVLGYLFKKNWSNWLYALGISLMIGGTLGNFVDRLRIGYVVDMFELKFINFPVFNVADAALSVGVVILLIAILRDDRHE
- a CDS encoding formate--tetrahydrofolate ligase codes for the protein MTDIEIAQQTKMEKITQVAAKLGLAADQIEQYGDYKAKIKLNADQVAKSFGKLVLVTSINPTPAGEGKSTVTVGLGDALAQLKQKTAIALREPSLGPVMGMKGGATGGGYSQVVPMEDINLHFTGDMHALTTANNTLSALIDNHIYQGNHLNLDPRRILWKRVLDINDRALRHIVIGLGSPTSGVPREDGFDITVASELMAILCLAENLADLKRRIGRIVIGYTYDKQPVTVAQLKVTDAISLLLKDAIKPNLVQTLAHTPAIIHGGPFANIAHGCNSVLATQTALRLADYTVTESGFGADLGAEKFMDIKAPVLGKTPDAVVIVATVRALKMHGGVAKDQLATENIPALKTGFANLKRHIASMKRYGVPVVVAINQFTADTAAELAELKALCQQNNTSASVANVWAKGGTGALELAEQVLKLTAQKTEFIPLYQPEMELEEKIKQIVTQIYGGRGVEFSAKAKRQLRQFKQQGWDKLPVCMAKTQYSLSDNPKLIGEPTDFTIHVRELVPKLGAGFIVALTGNVLTMPGLPKVPAAAKMALADDGTISGLY